CACCGTCACGTATTCTGATGGGTCCCGGCCCGAGTATGATTCACCCGCGCGTCCTTCGCGCGATGTCGACACAGGCACTTGGCTACATGGACCCCTCGTTCCTGGAGATCATGGACGACATCCAGGAGCTCCTGCGGTACGCGTTCCAGACGGACAACGAGTGGACCCTCGCGACCAGCGGGACGGGCACCGCGGCGATGGAGACGGCCATCGGTAACATCGTCGAACCCGGCGACACGATGCTCGTTCCCACCAACGGCTACTTCGGCGACCGGATGGGGAAGATCGCCCGCCGCGCCGGCGGTGACGTGGTGACCGTCGATGCGCCGTGGGGCGAACCCCTCCACCCCGCCGACGTGGCCGACGCCTTCGACGAACACCAGCCCGACGTGTTCGGCTTCATCCACGCCGAGACGAGCACGGGCGTCCGCCAGCCGAACGTCTCCGACCTGACCGACATCGCCCACGACCACGACGCCATCACCATCGCCGACTGCGTCACCTCCCTCTCGGGCGTCGAACTCCACGTCGACGACTGGGGCATCGACGCCGCCTACGGCAGTCCCCAGAAGTGTCTCTCCTGTACCCCCGGTGCGACGCCGCTCACCATCGGCGAACGCGCCCGCGAGAAGATTCAGAACCGTGACGACGACACCGGCTCCTGGTATCTCGACCTCGACCTCGTCATGGAGTACTGGGGCGACGAGCGTAACTACCACCACACCGCGCCGACGACGAACTTCTACGGTCTCCGCGAGGCGCTCCGCCTCGTCGCCAAGGAGGGTCTGGAGAACCGCTGGGAGCGCCACCGCGCCGTCGCGGGTGAACTCCGCGAGGGCCTCCAGAACCTCGGCCTCGAACCCGCCGCCGAGAAGGAGTACTGGCTCCCCAGCCTCAACTCCATCGAGGTGCCCGACGGCGTCGACGACGCGGCCGTCATCGAGTTCCTGATGGACGAGTACGACATCGAAATCGCGAGCGGCCTCGGCGCCCTCGAAGGTGACATCTGGCGGATCGGCTGCATGGGCTACTCCGCCCGCCGGCAGAACGTCGCGTGTCTCCTGACCGCGATGGAGGACGCCCTCGAAGCGCAGAACTTCGACGTGGACGAACCGGCTATCGAGGCGTAGACCGGATCGAGACGGCTACTCGCTCTCGACTTCTCCCGCCGCCCCGCCCAGTTCGACCGCGGTGCCGTGGTGTCGACACTCCTCCAGGGCGTGCTTCGCCGCCATCCCCGCCGCGTGGGCGTGTTCGCCCTGCCCGACGCCGACCTTCAGGTCGACGCCGACGGTCTCTTCCACGTGGTCGATGGCCGCCCGGTAGTCGGCGACGGCCATGTCGGGCGTGACGGCGATGATGTTGTCGCCGCCGACGAAAAAGGAGAGGCCGCCGTGCTCCTCGCGGAGGTACCGCATCAGCGCCGCGTAGCCCTGTTCGATCTGGATGAACGAGTCGAACTCGTTGAGCTGGTCGGTGTACTTCTCGGTCGCGTCGTTCACGTCGAAGTGGGCGATGGAGACGTCGTCGCCGGAGGGCTCCGTCACCGGCGTTCCGCTCAACACCTCGCGCCGGTCGCCGTCCTGTGCGCTCCCGGCGCCTTGCAACCCCTCCGTCGCCCGCTCCAGCGCGACGGCGGGGTTCGGGTCGACGCCGATTCCGAGGCTGACGGTGACGGGGTAGCGGTTGCCCGTCGACTCCTGGAGGAGTCGGTGGTCGTCGAGGTCGAGGCCGTTGGTCACGGCGACCATGTTGTCGAAGCGGGTGAAGAAGGCGTAGCCGCCCCGGTGGCCGACGAACTGTGCGAGGTCCGCGAACAGTCGCGACTGGAGCGTCTGGAGGTCCATCTCGCGGCGCGGTTCCGGCGTCACCGTCCACGGCCCGTAGTTGTCGATCTGAACGAGCGTCAACTGCGTGTTCGTCACGGTATCGGACCGTAGGGCGGCGTCCAAATGGCTCTTTGGTTTGGTGATGGCCCTCAGGCCGAGTCGTAGAGCGACTGCACCTCGGCCGCCGAGAGCGCGCGCGAGTAGATGCGCACGTCGTCGATCTGGCCGGCTAACTTGTCTCCGCTCGGCGAAGGGTTCGCGCCGATCCTGATCGGTGCGGTCGAGCTTGAACTGCCGGCGGTGCCAAGCTGGAAGGCCTGTCCGTTCTTGTATCCGATCAGATTCGTCCCGTCCCACACGACGCCGACGTGTTGCCACTCACCGCTCGGCGCCGTGGCGAACGTGAACCAGTCGTTCCCGTTGTAGACACCCCATTCGTTGCTGCCCTGCTTCCATCCGAGTTCGAAGGCGTTGTTCTGGTGGAACACGCGGGGATAGGCACCGTCGATTCCGTCGAGCGGTTTCACCCACGCGAATCGGCTCTGAACGGCGCTCGCGTCGATGAATCCCGGAACCTCAACGTAGTCCGTGGCATCGAACGATGCCGCCTGCCCCGCTTGCCCGCTCGCGTACGATACCTCCCCGACGACGCTGCCGTCGTATCCGTTCCCACTCGCGTCGTTCGCGTTCCCGTCCAGCGGGTAGTACGCTTCGAGGTCCGTCGCCAACCCCACGCCGTCGTTGTGCCGGCACTGCTCGGTGTAGAAGCCGAGGTCGAACGTGGCCGAGTCGGACTGAATCTCGTTGGCGTGATCGACCGGCAGTTCCCACAGGAAGCCGATATAGTGGATCGTCGGCGAGTTCGTGTAGCAGTCACGGCCGTCGGAGGTCGGATTCGCGTCCAGCGGGATTCCGTTCCCGATCGAGAGCTGCGTGAGGACCTCCCGGAGCGTGCCCTGCGTGACGATGCGGTCGTCGCCGGAGACGGCGATGGACGCCGAGATGGGGTTCGGTTCGAACTCCCGATCCGTGACGATGGTCTCGGGGTCCTCCAGTACGTTGTCGCCGTCGTCGTACCAGACCGTGACCCGAATCTCGTCTAAGAGTTCGACGACGCCGTCCTGTTCGTCGGGGTCGTCGGCCTCGGGTTCGGTCAGTCCGTTCTCGTTCGCGTCGCGGAGCGAGCCGTTCAACCAGACGTAGCCGGGGTTGTCACAGAGCGCGAAGTCGAAGGTGACCTCGCCGAAGTCGCCGGGTTTCACGTCCTCGATGTTGATCACCGGCCCGTCGAGGTCGTCCGGCACGTCCGCCAGCACCTCGCAGGGATCGGCGTCGCCGGTCTCGATGGCCTGCCGGGTCTCGTCGTCCGGGAACTGTTCCTCGAGCGTGGCGTTCATGAACCCCTCGCGGTCGTCGACGACCAGTTCCCCGTCCTCCATGCGGGCGAACTCGGCCTCGTCCGCGCTCCAGTCGCTGTAGTGTTCCGCCCAGCTCACCTTCATGTCGAGTTCGCCGGCGGTCAACTGGTTGTTCTGGAACGTCTCTTGGTCGCTGAAGTACGCGCTCGTTCCGAGTCCCGCGCCGGCCGACGCCACGCCGATGGTGCCGAGGGCGGCGAGGGCCTTCCGCCTCGTGAGTTCGAAGTCGTCTGTCATGGTCACGCTCCCGGATCGGGACGATGTCCCCTCTGGGTCGTCCGGATACTCTCGACGTACCGGGTTAGCTAATGACGCCTTGCGCTGGCTAATCGGCCGTTAATCGGGTTCAGGCCGAGCGCGAAGTTCAACTGTCCCCCGTCCCTATCGCCCTCGATGACCTACCGCGGAGTCGTCCTCGACGTGGACGGAACGGTCGTGCGTGGTGACGAACCGATCCCGGGTGCCGCCGAGGGCCTCGACCGACTGGGGCGGGCCGGCCTCCGTCGCCTGTTCGTCTCGAACAACCCGACCAAGCGCCCGCCCGCGTACGCCGAGCGGCTCCGCCGGGCCGGCTTCGACGCCCACCCCGACGAAATCGTCACCGCGGGAACGATCACGACCGACTATCTCGCCGACAACCACGCCGACGACGTCCTCTTCGTCGTCGGCGAGGACGCTCTCGTCGACCAGTTGACCGACGCCGGCCTGTCCGTAGTCGCCGACGAAGCGCGTGCCGACACCGTCGTCGTCTCCATCGACCGCACCTTCGACTACGACCGGCTCTGTGCGGCGCTCCGCGCCTGCGACGACGAGGCCGTGACGCTCGTCGGCACCGATCCCGACATGGTGATCCCCGCCGCCGAGGGCGACCTGCCCGGATCGGGGGCGATCATCAACGCCGTCGCGGGCGTGGTCGGGCGCGATCCGGACGTGATGCTCGGGAAGCCCTCCGAACCGGCCCAGCGGGTCGTCCGCGAGCGCCTCGGCCTCCCGCCCGCCGACTGCCTGGTCGTCGGCGACCGCCTCGACACCGACATCGCCCTCGGCGAACGCGCGGGCATGACGACGGCCCTCGTCCGCACCGGCGTCACCGACGACCGCGATCTGGAGCGGAGCGACGTCCAGCCCGACTACGTCCTCGACTCGTTGGCCGACGTGGCGACGATTCTCTAGCCCCGCAGGAGGTTCATCACTTCGTCGGCCACGTCAGGTTCGACCGCGATGACGTAGCGTTTCCCCGGCGCGAGCGTCGTCTCCGGGCGCGCGACACGCTCCCCGTCGTCGTCCGAGATAACGAGCGTTCCGGCGGGGAAGCGAACATCGCGAAGCGCCTTCCCCGCGGCCGGCGCGCCCTCCTCGACCCGAATCTCCATGATGTCGAGCGTGCCCGTCACGTCCGCGAGCGTCCGCACGTCGCTTCCCTCGATTTCGTTCGCCGCCACCCGGGCGCCGGCGCCCTCGGGAAAGACCGTCTCGCCGACGAAGCGTTCGTACCCCTCCTGATCGCGCTCGGTGATGCGCGCGACCGTCCGAATCTCGGGGTTCAGCTCCGCCGCCTCCATGCAGATGGCGAGGTTCAGCCCCGGCAGGCCGGTGAGGCCGGCGATCACGTCGCTTCCCGCCACGTCGGCCTGCCGGAGGATGTCGGGGTTGGAGGCGTCCCCGCGGATGATCGTCGCCACGTACTCGTCGGCCATCGCGTCACAGCGGTCGCCGTCCGATTCGACGACCGTCACGTCGTGGCCGCGGGTATCGAGGAGGGCCGCCGTTTCGAAGCCGACACGTCCACCGCCAGCGATGATGATGTCGAGGGTCATGGTGATCAGTCGTCCGTCTGTGGTGCCGTCTCGTCGGCACCCGTCGGTTTGCTCGCGCTTTCGTCCGCTCCCAGCCGGGTGTAGACGGCGTAGGCCACGACGCCGAGTGCGATCCAACCGGCGCTGAGCCCGAGCGCCAGCACGTCCGTCCGGAGCAGATACTCCACCAGCACGCCAGTCAGGATCAGGTTGAGCACGATGCCGAGGACCGGTGGAATCGGGTAGTACGGCATCTTGTACGGCCGGTTCATGTCGGGACGCTCCCGTCGCAGTTTGATGACCGAGCCGTTCACGACGATAAAGGAGAGGAGGAAGAAGAGACTGGACATGTTGCCGGCGCTCTGGGTCGGGAGGGCGACGGAGCCGAGCATCACCACTCCGCTCGCGAGGATGGCGACGAAGGGCGTCCCGTAGCGGTGGTGGAGTTGGCCGAAGGAGGGGAGCAGTTGGTCCTCCCGACCCATCGAGAACGCCACCCGCGAGGAGGCGATGACGACGGCGTTCAGCGCCGTCAGCGTCGAGAAGACGGCACCGAAGACGATGATCGCGCCCCCGTTCCGAATGACCGGCAGGCCCGTCGGCATGAACTCCGTCGCCGCCTGTGCGATACCGGCTTCCCCCGCCGCCGCGAGGCCGTCGGCGCCGAGGGTCCCCACCGCGACGCTCACCACCGCGAGGTAGACGACGACGGTCACCGCGAGGCTCACGAAGATGGCCTTCGGGATGTTCTCGCGAGGGTTTTTCACCTCCTCCGTCACCGTCGTGATGAGGTCGTACCCCTCGAAGGCGATGAAGGTCAACCCCATCGCGGGGAGGATGCTGAGTGGGCCGCCGCCGTCCGCGAACAGCGGCTGGAACTCGGCGCTCGTGAACATCGGCGACGTGGCACCGAAGGCGACGAAGACGACGAGGATGCTCACCTTGATCAGCGTGAAAATCGTCTCGACGCTCCCGCTCGCCGCCGTCGAGATGGCGTTCAGCACGACCAACCCGAGGACGGCGACGAACGCGAGGCCGACGGCCGCGGGGACGGCGGCGTCGACGACCGGGAGCGCCACTGCACCCACCTGATCCGGCGCCGGCGTCAGGTCGTAGACGTGCAGGAGTTCGAGGAAGTTGGGAGCGAAGCCCAGCGCGTACAGGCCGCCGGCGATCATGTACGCGAACCACAGCATCCACCCCATCACGAACGAGGGGAGGTCGGCGAACACCTCCCGGACGAAGGCGTATCCGCCGCCACTCTTGGGGATGGAGGCGGCGAGTTCGGCGTAGGAGAGGCCGGTGAAGGCGGTGACGACGCCGTTGAGGGCGAACACGAGGATGGCCGCCGGTCCCGCGATTTCGGCCGCCAGTCCCGTCAGGACGAAAATCCCCGCGCCGATCATCGCCCCCATGCCGATCATCGTCGCGTCGAGGAGGCCCAGGTTGGCCTCGGGCGCCCGCTCCCCGTGTCCGCTCACGGCGCTCCCCGTCCACGCGTCCGCGGCAGTCGTTCCGTCCCGATCCACCCGCGGTCGCCGTCGGTCGTGTGTCTCCGAACCATTCCCGCTACTGCACACGATGGCGATTTCCCACAAGAAAGCACGGTGTCGTTCTCACTAGAGGACAATTACGTCCCACGGATCGTCCCAGACAGCCGCGCTGACGCGTCTGACGTAACTTTATTTATGTGTGGGCGCCTACCGTGGTGTATGTCATCGAGTGACAGCCCGTACGTCTTTCGCGACGAGATGGAAGACGTCGACGACGGCGCCGACGAGCCGACGACCGAAGGACAAGAGGTCGTCATCGTCGACGGCCGTGCGATGAGTTACCGCTGGTACCGCCGCTGAACCTCCTTCGACGACGCCGCTCGTCGCCCGGGAGCGGCGGCGCTGGCGACCCACTCGCCGCTCAGAACGCGTCGCCGTACACGTCGATGTCCGCGTGCAGCCCCTCACGGAGCGCGGTGTGTACGTGACAGATCCCCTCCGCCCGCTCGACGATCTCGTCGAGCGTCTCGTCGTCGACGTCGGCCTCGACGTGGATCGCGAAGTGGATGGACGCGAGGTCGTCGTTCTCGTCGAGGTCGGCGCTCGCGTCGATCTGTACCTTGCCGAGGTCGTCGTGGTCGCGCTGCTGACCGCCGACACGGAACGCCGGAAGGAAACAGGAGGCGTACGTCGCCACGAGCGCCGCGTTCGGGTTCGGTCCCTCCTCGTCGGTGGCGTCGACCGTGAACTCGAAGTCGCCGACTTGGTTGACACACGCGAAGCCCTCGTCGCTGACGGTGATAGTTTCGATATCGCTCATTGCGTCCGTTCGGTCGGCGCGCGTCGCCTAAATAGTGCGGATTCCGGTCGTCCGCGACGCTCGCCTTACTGCCGGCTGTAAGTCAATCGAGATATCCGCCCTTCCGGGGTGACGCATATCTCGAAACAGTTACAGCCGACAGTATTACTCCTCGGCGTACGGCCGCTCGAACGCGAAGCTCCCGTCACCGTCGAGGACGTGCACCTCGGCGTCGGAGCCGGTCGCCGCCACCTCGCGCTCGACGTCTCCGACGTCGATCTCGATGGGTGGGAAGGTGTCGTAATGCATCGGGAAGACGTGATCCACGTCCAGCCAGTCGGCCGCGATGGCGGCCTGTGCCGGCCCCATCGTGAAGTGGTCGCCGACCGGGAGCGCCGCGGCGTCGGGTTCGAGGAACGGCCCGATCACGTCGCGCATCTCGCTCATCAGGCCGGTGTCGCCGGCGTGGTAGAACGCGAAGGCGTCCTCGTCGCCTTCCTGAGTGGGAACCGTATCGCCGATGACGTAGCCCGCGGGCATCCCCGCGCTGTACTCGTAGTCGGTGCCGATGCCGTTGGTGTGGTCCGCACGGTGCATCGTCACGTACGCCGACCCACACTCGACGGTGCCACCGAGGTTCATGCCGACGGTGTCGTCGCCCCCGTGTTCGTCGGCCACCCAGCCGACCAGTTCCGGTGTGCCCACGATCGTCGCGTCCGTGAACGCGCCCACGTCGCCGACGTGGTCGGCGTGCCCGTGGGTCAGGAGGACGTAATCGGGGGAAAGGTCGGCCGGATCGACCGACGTGAACGGGTTGTCGAAGAACGGATCGATCAACAGGGAGGTGTCGTCGACCGAAACGTGCCACGTGGAGTGGCCGTGCCAGGTGAGTTCCATGGTTCGTTCTGGAGTTGTCCGCATGCCAACATCAATCTTTAGGGATCGTCGCCGGGCGGGCACCCGCTCCAACGAGGAAGGCTTATTTCGCCCGCGGATAACGCAACCCGCATGCGACGCGTCAGATTCCGCGATCCCGCAGGCATGGTTCGGACCGGCGAGTGGCACGGCGACGCCGTCAGCTTCGCCGATTCCACCTACGACCTCGACGAGGTGGACGTCCTCGCTCCGTGCGACCCGTCGAAAATCGTCTGCATCGGCCTCAACTACGCCGACCACGCCGATGAGACGGGTATGGACATCCCCGACCGCCCCATGCTCTTCCTCAAGCCCCCCAACACCGTGGCCGCCCACGGCGACACGATCACCCTCCCCGCGGGGAAAGAGCAGGTCGACTGGGAGGCCGAACTCGGCGTCGTCGTCGGCGAGCAGTGCCGGAACGTCGACGCCGCCGACGCCGAGGACGTGATCGCCGGCTACACCGTCGTCTGTGACCTCTCGAACCGCGACGACCAGCGACAGGAACAGAACTGGGTCCGCGGCAAGGCCTTCGACGGCGGCGCCCCGATGGGGCCGGTCGTCGCCGACCCCGACCACCTCCCCGACGACGCCGCGATCAGCCTCCGCGTCAACGGCGAAGAGAAGCAGTCCTCAGACATCACACAGCTCATTTTCTCCGTCCCCGAACTGATCGAGGAAATCTCCACGTACATGACCCTCGAACCCGGCGACGTCATCTCGACGGGCACCCCCTCCGGCGTCGGCGGCCTCGAAGACGGCGACGAGGTCGAGGTGGACGTCGAGGGCGTCGAGACCCTCGCGTTCACCGTCGAACAGGACTGATCGGCACTCGTCGTCGATTCTCGTCGTGGCTGTTCGACGGGTACCGATAGAGGTGCGAGATTACCCCTGGGCCGACCGCCCGCTCACCGCGACCCGAGAGGACAAGCCATAAATTTAGGCCCACCTAATCCGTGGCTGATGGACCTGAGCCGACGGGATGCGCTGGCGGCGCTGGCCGCGACGGGAGTCGCCGGCGTCGCCGGGACGGCGTTCCTCGACGACGGGGACGAGGCCACGGGTACCGACCCCGCGGCACCCGACGCCACTCCCGTCCCCGACGACGGTCTCGCGACCCTCGTCGCCGTCGCGGAGACGGTCTACCCCTCCGCCGCCGAGGGCGTCGACACCTTCGTCGAGACGTACGTCGCCGGCCTCCCCGACGACCGCCGGGACGAGGTTCTCGCCGTCGCCGCCGACCTCGACGCGACGGCCCGGGACTGGTTCGACGCCCCCCCCGCCGACCTCGACCGCTCGACCCGCGACGACCTTCTCCGTGACCTCGGGGTCGACGTGGCCGACCCCGACGCCGACGGCTACCTCTCCGAGCGGATTCGGTTCCACCTCGTGAACGAACTCCTCTATGCCTTCTACGCCTCGCCGACCGGCGGCCGACTGGTCGGCATCGAGAACCCCATCGCCTACCCCGGCGGCACCGAGAGCTACCAGCGCGCCTCCATGGAGGAAGAGGATGGCTGAGGATCGCTCGCCCGACCCCGACGCCGACGTCTGTATCGTCGGCGCCGGCCCCGCGGGCGCCATCGTCGCCGCCCGCCTCGCCGAAGCAGGTTACGACGTAGTCGTCCTCGACGCCGGCCCGCGGTTCGACCTGGACGACCGGACCGACCAACTCGACGCGCACATCCGCCCCGGTCTGGAGGGGCTGTGGGGCATGGGCGGCGAGCGCGACGCCTACACATCCAGCGGGCCGAGGGGCTACCCCCTGAACGCCGCGCGCGTGAAAGGCGTCGGCGGGTCGACGCTCCACTGGCAGGGCATGGTGATGCGTCTCCACGAACGCGACTTCGAACTCCACAGTCGCCACGGCGTCGGCGTCGACTGGCCGGTCGACTACGCCGACCTACGTCCGTACTACGCCGAGGCCGAACGGGAGTTGAGCGTCGCCGGCGCCGACGACAACCCCTTCGCCCCGCCCCGCGAGGAGCCGTTCCCCCTCCCCGCCTTCCCGCCCTCTCACAGCGACGCCATCTTCGCCGAGGCCTGCGAATCGCTCGGCCTCCCAACCCACTCCGTGCCGAACGCCCGCAACTCCGAACCGGCGGACGGCGCCTCGGCCTGTGTCGGCTACGGCACCTGCAAACCCGTCTGTCCGTCCGGCGCGAAATACACCGCGGAGCGTCACGTCGCCCGGGCGGAGGCGGCGGGTGCCCGCGTCGTCGACCGGGCGCCCGTCCAGCGACTCGTCCACGACGATACCGGGAAACGGATCGACGCCGCCGTCTACGCGACGCCCGACGGTGAGGAACACCGGCAGGACGCCGACGCCGTCGTGCTCGCCTGTGGCGGCGTCGAGAACGTTCGCCTCCTCTTGCTCTCCGCGTCCGGGGCTCACCCCGACGGCCTCGCCAACTCCTCCGGGGCGGTCGGCCGCTACTTCATGGATCACTGCTTCGCCGGCGTCGGCGGCCGGATCGACCGCCCGACCCGACAGAACCACGTCGGCTTCAACACCACCGAGTGTCACGCCCTCTACGACGGAGTGGACCCCTTACCTGGGGTGAAACTGGAGTTTCTCAACTACGCCGGTCCCTCCCCCGTCATCGACGCGCTCCACGCCGACGACTGGGGTGACTCCCTGCTCGACTCCCTGCGGGAGTCCTACGGTACCCACCTCGCCGTCGGCGGCCTCGTCGAGCAGTTCCCTCGCGCCGAGAACCGCATCACCCTCGACCGCTCGACCACGGACGACCACGGTAATCCCGTGCCCGACGTGCAGTGGTCGATCGGTTCGGAGACGCGCCGCGCCATCGAGCGCGCCAACGAGGTCCAGCGGTCGATCCTGACGGAACTCGGCGCCGAGATAGACTGGGTCGTCGGCCCCGACGCGACCGGCCCTGCGTACCACCACATGGGCACGACCCGGATGGGCACCGACTCCGAATCGAGCGTCGTCGACCCCGACTGCCGCGCCCACGACTGCGAGAACCTCTGGA
This window of the Haloplanus rubicundus genome carries:
- a CDS encoding pyridoxal-phosphate-dependent aminotransferase family protein — encoded protein: MRSPPETSELDTPSRILMGPGPSMIHPRVLRAMSTQALGYMDPSFLEIMDDIQELLRYAFQTDNEWTLATSGTGTAAMETAIGNIVEPGDTMLVPTNGYFGDRMGKIARRAGGDVVTVDAPWGEPLHPADVADAFDEHQPDVFGFIHAETSTGVRQPNVSDLTDIAHDHDAITIADCVTSLSGVELHVDDWGIDAAYGSPQKCLSCTPGATPLTIGERAREKIQNRDDDTGSWYLDLDLVMEYWGDERNYHHTAPTTNFYGLREALRLVAKEGLENRWERHRAVAGELREGLQNLGLEPAAEKEYWLPSLNSIEVPDGVDDAAVIEFLMDEYDIEIASGLGALEGDIWRIGCMGYSARRQNVACLLTAMEDALEAQNFDVDEPAIEA
- a CDS encoding GTP cyclohydrolase IIa encodes the protein MTNTQLTLVQIDNYGPWTVTPEPRREMDLQTLQSRLFADLAQFVGHRGGYAFFTRFDNMVAVTNGLDLDDHRLLQESTGNRYPVTVSLGIGVDPNPAVALERATEGLQGAGSAQDGDRREVLSGTPVTEPSGDDVSIAHFDVNDATEKYTDQLNEFDSFIQIEQGYAALMRYLREEHGGLSFFVGGDNIIAVTPDMAVADYRAAIDHVEETVGVDLKVGVGQGEHAHAAGMAAKHALEECRHHGTAVELGGAAGEVESE
- a CDS encoding LamG domain-containing protein, whose protein sequence is MTDDFELTRRKALAALGTIGVASAGAGLGTSAYFSDQETFQNNQLTAGELDMKVSWAEHYSDWSADEAEFARMEDGELVVDDREGFMNATLEEQFPDDETRQAIETGDADPCEVLADVPDDLDGPVINIEDVKPGDFGEVTFDFALCDNPGYVWLNGSLRDANENGLTEPEADDPDEQDGVVELLDEIRVTVWYDDGDNVLEDPETIVTDREFEPNPISASIAVSGDDRIVTQGTLREVLTQLSIGNGIPLDANPTSDGRDCYTNSPTIHYIGFLWELPVDHANEIQSDSATFDLGFYTEQCRHNDGVGLATDLEAYYPLDGNANDASGNGYDGSVVGEVSYASGQAGQAASFDATDYVEVPGFIDASAVQSRFAWVKPLDGIDGAYPRVFHQNNAFELGWKQGSNEWGVYNGNDWFTFATAPSGEWQHVGVVWDGTNLIGYKNGQAFQLGTAGSSSSTAPIRIGANPSPSGDKLAGQIDDVRIYSRALSAAEVQSLYDSA
- a CDS encoding HAD-IIA family hydrolase codes for the protein MTYRGVVLDVDGTVVRGDEPIPGAAEGLDRLGRAGLRRLFVSNNPTKRPPAYAERLRRAGFDAHPDEIVTAGTITTDYLADNHADDVLFVVGEDALVDQLTDAGLSVVADEARADTVVVSIDRTFDYDRLCAALRACDDEAVTLVGTDPDMVIPAAEGDLPGSGAIINAVAGVVGRDPDVMLGKPSEPAQRVVRERLGLPPADCLVVGDRLDTDIALGERAGMTTALVRTGVTDDRDLERSDVQPDYVLDSLADVATIL
- a CDS encoding potassium channel family protein — translated: MTMTLDIIIAGGGRVGFETAALLDTRGHDVTVVESDGDRCDAMADEYVATIIRGDASNPDILRQADVAGSDVIAGLTGLPGLNLAICMEAAELNPEIRTVARITERDQEGYERFVGETVFPEGAGARVAANEIEGSDVRTLADVTGTLDIMEIRVEEGAPAAGKALRDVRFPAGTLVISDDDGERVARPETTLAPGKRYVIAVEPDVADEVMNLLRG
- a CDS encoding APC family permease; the protein is MIGMGAMIGAGIFVLTGLAAEIAGPAAILVFALNGVVTAFTGLSYAELAASIPKSGGGYAFVREVFADLPSFVMGWMLWFAYMIAGGLYALGFAPNFLELLHVYDLTPAPDQVGAVALPVVDAAVPAAVGLAFVAVLGLVVLNAISTAASGSVETIFTLIKVSILVVFVAFGATSPMFTSAEFQPLFADGGGPLSILPAMGLTFIAFEGYDLITTVTEEVKNPRENIPKAIFVSLAVTVVVYLAVVSVAVGTLGADGLAAAGEAGIAQAATEFMPTGLPVIRNGGAIIVFGAVFSTLTALNAVVIASSRVAFSMGREDQLLPSFGQLHHRYGTPFVAILASGVVMLGSVALPTQSAGNMSSLFFLLSFIVVNGSVIKLRRERPDMNRPYKMPYYPIPPVLGIVLNLILTGVLVEYLLRTDVLALGLSAGWIALGVVAYAVYTRLGADESASKPTGADETAPQTDD
- a CDS encoding OsmC family protein → MSDIETITVSDEGFACVNQVGDFEFTVDATDEEGPNPNAALVATYASCFLPAFRVGGQQRDHDDLGKVQIDASADLDENDDLASIHFAIHVEADVDDETLDEIVERAEGICHVHTALREGLHADIDVYGDAF
- a CDS encoding metal-dependent hydrolase: MELTWHGHSTWHVSVDDTSLLIDPFFDNPFTSVDPADLSPDYVLLTHGHADHVGDVGAFTDATIVGTPELVGWVADEHGGDDTVGMNLGGTVECGSAYVTMHRADHTNGIGTDYEYSAGMPAGYVIGDTVPTQEGDEDAFAFYHAGDTGLMSEMRDVIGPFLEPDAAALPVGDHFTMGPAQAAIAADWLDVDHVFPMHYDTFPPIEIDVGDVEREVAATGSDAEVHVLDGDGSFAFERPYAEE
- a CDS encoding fumarylacetoacetate hydrolase family protein produces the protein MRRVRFRDPAGMVRTGEWHGDAVSFADSTYDLDEVDVLAPCDPSKIVCIGLNYADHADETGMDIPDRPMLFLKPPNTVAAHGDTITLPAGKEQVDWEAELGVVVGEQCRNVDAADAEDVIAGYTVVCDLSNRDDQRQEQNWVRGKAFDGGAPMGPVVADPDHLPDDAAISLRVNGEEKQSSDITQLIFSVPELIEEISTYMTLEPGDVISTGTPSGVGGLEDGDEVEVDVEGVETLAFTVEQD
- a CDS encoding gluconate 2-dehydrogenase subunit 3 family protein produces the protein MDLSRRDALAALAATGVAGVAGTAFLDDGDEATGTDPAAPDATPVPDDGLATLVAVAETVYPSAAEGVDTFVETYVAGLPDDRRDEVLAVAADLDATARDWFDAPPADLDRSTRDDLLRDLGVDVADPDADGYLSERIRFHLVNELLYAFYASPTGGRLVGIENPIAYPGGTESYQRASMEEEDG
- a CDS encoding GMC family oxidoreductase, whose product is MAEDRSPDPDADVCIVGAGPAGAIVAARLAEAGYDVVVLDAGPRFDLDDRTDQLDAHIRPGLEGLWGMGGERDAYTSSGPRGYPLNAARVKGVGGSTLHWQGMVMRLHERDFELHSRHGVGVDWPVDYADLRPYYAEAERELSVAGADDNPFAPPREEPFPLPAFPPSHSDAIFAEACESLGLPTHSVPNARNSEPADGASACVGYGTCKPVCPSGAKYTAERHVARAEAAGARVVDRAPVQRLVHDDTGKRIDAAVYATPDGEEHRQDADAVVLACGGVENVRLLLLSASGAHPDGLANSSGAVGRYFMDHCFAGVGGRIDRPTRQNHVGFNTTECHALYDGVDPLPGVKLEFLNYAGPSPVIDALHADDWGDSLLDSLRESYGTHLAVGGLVEQFPRAENRITLDRSTTDDHGNPVPDVQWSIGSETRRAIERANEVQRSILTELGAEIDWVVGPDATGPAYHHMGTTRMGTDSESSVVDPDCRAHDCENLWIAGSSVFPTGGAMNPTLTIAALSCRLADRLDEWL